The following coding sequences are from one Leptolyngbya sp. NIES-3755 window:
- a CDS encoding serine/threonine protein kinase (similar to AA sequence:cyanobase_aa:LBDG_29680), whose translation MGLPFPDGTIVQNRYRILRVLGQGGFGRTYLAQDTNRFNEICVLKEFEPRSQGAKHADKAEELFTREAKVLHQLQHPQIPQFRELFQVKTQNRELLFLVQDYVEGKTYEELLNDRMRQNLTFSEQEAVQLLQQILPVLEYIHRSGIVHRDISPDNIILREWDQKPVLIDFGVVKAAATQAVHSAQTLVGKPGYAPVEQLHKGKAEPSSDLYALAVTIIVLLTGREAQSLFDPRTLNCEWKQYARTSPLFAQVIDRMLNTRPSDRYPSAQSVLDALSMVSPIVTVQSSPPKLQPQSTTAGTIAFAGKRQYRSTMATTGSYPRPWFEAAFDLPLALINGTYKALKSVFRLMFGIVRFTVFGISKLVLKILFWILAIVSLIWLVPQVFPYVARSIPSLDKVIPKPQTVQAIDYEEECRKLGIDYTAFIAEVNDRFYRKYPDRRGKPLSQSQADERLRSEWHRMAQTLLDQKAAERRSQRKVAEF comes from the coding sequence ATGGGATTACCGTTTCCTGATGGCACGATCGTTCAAAACCGCTACCGGATTCTGAGAGTTCTGGGGCAAGGGGGTTTTGGGCGGACGTATTTGGCACAAGATACCAATCGATTTAACGAGATTTGCGTTCTCAAGGAATTTGAGCCGCGATCGCAGGGAGCGAAACATGCGGACAAAGCCGAAGAACTGTTTACACGGGAAGCCAAAGTCCTCCATCAACTCCAGCACCCTCAGATTCCCCAATTTCGCGAACTGTTTCAGGTCAAAACGCAAAATCGAGAACTCTTGTTCTTGGTGCAAGACTATGTGGAAGGCAAAACCTATGAGGAATTGCTGAACGATCGCATGAGACAAAATCTCACGTTCAGCGAACAGGAAGCGGTTCAACTGCTGCAACAGATCTTGCCAGTTCTCGAATACATTCATCGATCGGGAATTGTTCACCGCGATATTTCCCCCGATAACATCATTCTCAGAGAATGGGATCAAAAGCCTGTTCTGATTGATTTTGGAGTGGTGAAAGCGGCAGCAACTCAAGCGGTTCACTCGGCTCAAACTTTAGTCGGAAAACCCGGATATGCACCTGTAGAACAACTTCACAAAGGGAAAGCAGAACCGAGTAGCGATCTCTATGCGTTAGCCGTCACGATCATTGTTTTGCTGACCGGACGAGAAGCACAATCGTTGTTTGATCCGCGAACACTCAACTGTGAATGGAAACAGTACGCGAGAACTTCTCCATTGTTTGCTCAAGTCATCGATCGAATGTTGAACACTCGACCCAGCGATCGATATCCTTCTGCCCAATCGGTGTTAGATGCACTATCAATGGTGTCCCCGATCGTCACAGTGCAATCCTCGCCTCCGAAACTTCAGCCGCAATCTACAACAGCAGGAACGATCGCATTTGCAGGAAAACGACAGTATCGATCGACAATGGCAACGACGGGATCTTATCCGCGTCCTTGGTTTGAAGCTGCGTTTGATCTGCCGTTAGCTTTGATTAATGGAACTTACAAAGCACTGAAATCTGTATTTCGTTTAATGTTTGGCATTGTTCGATTTACAGTGTTTGGAATTTCTAAGCTGGTTCTTAAAATACTGTTCTGGATTTTAGCGATCGTGAGTTTGATCTGGCTCGTTCCACAAGTTTTTCCTTATGTCGCGAGATCGATTCCAAGCTTAGATAAAGTCATACCAAAACCGCAGACGGTTCAAGCGATCGACTACGAGGAAGAATGTCGGAAACTTGGAATTGATTACACTGCGTTTATTGCTGAAGTGAACGATCGATTTTATCGGAAATATCCGGATCGACGAGGTAAACCCCTGAGCCAGAGTCAAGCGGATGAAAGGTTACGAAGTGAGTGGCATCGGATGGCTCAAACTTTGCTCGATCAGAAAGCGGCAGAACGCCGATCGCAGCGGAAGGTCGCTGAATTCTAA
- a CDS encoding integrins alpha chain (similar to AA sequence:cyanobase_aa:Ava_0582), whose product MAVYQGTPGTDVFYGDNLFGGGTFGPQNDVMYGYGGDDILIGLAGSDTLYGGDGNDSLRSGDSDGVVDRLFGGRGDDTYWVREFDVVTELANEGRDTIELWYGYRGVYTLPANVENLILRDGDGGIGNALDNLISGLLATRPLFLDGREGNDVVSGGSYADTILGGLGNDSLTGRGGNDILNGGLGTDSVSGGDGSDRFVFDTNAMFNASTIGVDIIQDFTTGVDKMVLDKTTFTAIRSSAGNGFNIASDFATVTSDAAAATSNATIVYNSTLRRLFYNQNGSAAGFGSGGQFATLISSPLSAADFIVQA is encoded by the coding sequence ATGGCTGTTTATCAGGGAACTCCAGGCACAGACGTGTTTTATGGAGATAATTTGTTTGGTGGCGGCACTTTTGGACCGCAGAACGATGTGATGTATGGGTATGGCGGGGATGACATCCTGATCGGGCTTGCGGGTAGCGATACGCTATACGGTGGAGATGGAAACGATAGCTTGCGATCAGGAGATTCAGATGGAGTCGTCGATCGATTGTTCGGGGGCAGAGGAGATGATACCTATTGGGTACGCGAATTTGATGTTGTGACTGAGCTTGCAAACGAAGGACGAGATACGATCGAGCTTTGGTATGGCTATCGAGGCGTTTACACCCTACCAGCGAATGTTGAAAACTTAATCCTACGAGATGGTGATGGCGGGATTGGGAATGCCTTAGACAATCTTATTTCTGGTTTGCTTGCAACAAGACCTTTATTTCTCGATGGACGCGAAGGAAATGATGTTGTGAGTGGCGGTTCTTATGCAGATACAATACTCGGTGGTTTAGGAAACGATAGTCTAACTGGGCGTGGCGGTAACGATATTCTGAATGGCGGATTAGGAACCGATTCTGTAAGCGGAGGCGATGGCAGTGATCGCTTTGTGTTCGATACGAATGCGATGTTTAATGCCAGTACGATCGGTGTTGATATCATTCAAGATTTCACGACTGGTGTTGACAAAATGGTGTTAGACAAGACCACGTTTACTGCAATTAGAAGTAGTGCCGGAAACGGGTTTAATATTGCGAGTGACTTTGCAACCGTCACGAGTGATGCTGCCGCAGCGACGAGCAATGCCACGATCGTGTATAACTCGACTTTGCGACGATTGTTCTATAACCAGAATGGCAGTGCAGCAGGCTTTGGATCAGGTGGACAGTTTGCAACGCTAATCAGTTCTCCACTGTCCGCCGCAGATTTTATTGTGCAGGCTTAG
- a CDS encoding molybdopterin-binding oxidoreductase (similar to AA sequence:cyanobase_aa:LBDG_43370), with amino-acid sequence MNRRELLKLLGQTSGGLIAASILGGCQSKPMDLLFSLEPNAPLPDHLITPLSEFYVQSYALPSQVNADKWRLKIGGEVNQSIELTLQDILNAPQEEFYLTMECIGNPTGGNLIGNAQWTGTPVLPFLEKAGVKPSAIEFAMKGADWYETTLPVAELMRPEVRLVHRMNGEPLTPDHGYPVRILIPGHFGQKQPKWIVGIEAIAKRKTGFWENQGWSNTAEIPTHSLMRQVQDSRVWNKQHQVTLTRDKWNQGVLLAGVALDRSTPIKTIQISTDNGSTWQTAEQNRPESPHEWTLWRYLWKPNQAGKYTLMARSTSERQQQSIDDSNGKDGSSGILRIQATLAA; translated from the coding sequence GTGAACCGTCGAGAACTTCTGAAATTACTCGGTCAAACATCCGGTGGCTTGATTGCAGCAAGCATTTTAGGTGGCTGTCAATCGAAACCGATGGATCTCTTATTTTCACTTGAGCCGAATGCGCCTCTTCCGGATCATTTGATCACGCCGCTGAGCGAATTTTATGTCCAGTCGTATGCGCTGCCGTCTCAAGTGAATGCGGACAAGTGGCGGCTTAAGATTGGTGGCGAAGTGAATCAATCGATCGAGCTAACCCTGCAAGATATTTTGAACGCGCCGCAGGAAGAGTTTTACCTGACGATGGAATGTATTGGCAATCCAACAGGCGGGAATTTGATCGGGAATGCTCAATGGACAGGGACACCCGTTTTACCGTTTTTGGAAAAAGCAGGCGTAAAACCGAGCGCGATCGAGTTTGCGATGAAAGGCGCAGATTGGTATGAAACGACTCTGCCTGTGGCGGAATTGATGCGTCCAGAGGTGCGATTGGTGCATCGAATGAATGGGGAGCCATTAACGCCGGATCATGGGTATCCCGTGAGAATTCTGATTCCGGGACATTTTGGGCAAAAACAGCCGAAATGGATTGTTGGAATTGAAGCGATCGCGAAACGGAAAACGGGATTCTGGGAAAATCAAGGCTGGTCGAATACGGCAGAAATTCCCACTCATTCACTGATGCGACAGGTTCAAGATTCGCGAGTGTGGAATAAGCAACATCAAGTCACCTTGACACGCGATAAATGGAATCAAGGTGTTTTATTAGCGGGAGTCGCATTAGATCGATCAACTCCGATCAAAACCATTCAAATTAGTACTGATAACGGTTCAACCTGGCAAACGGCAGAACAAAATCGCCCAGAATCGCCGCATGAATGGACACTCTGGCGATATCTCTGGAAACCAAATCAGGCTGGAAAATATACGTTAATGGCTCGATCGACTTCGGAACGGCAGCAACAATCGATCGACGATTCCAATGGCAAAGATGGCAGTTCTGGAATCTTACGAATTCAGGCGACTTTGGCAGCCTAA
- a CDS encoding hypothetical protein (hypothetical protein Npun_F5573;~similar to AA sequence:cyanobase_aa:LBDG_43360) → MSLQIVSPLLAQTAKPVTTQPASKPSAQPGANIWMMTSGGLLLLLIVLGVLSTLQANKLKKQVKFEMLKNREYQKKLKYAVETIGKMERNPDLIHSREFNLDYLRMRMAEEVFHFAIVNQIKIKVKDKITMALRPTQANQGEIGIASTGRQVDEIFDVLHKTGEAAQSTRVLFRIQIKILKLPTQPTSVTINQIIDCFETFLSPTHENDTWQPAIQGRIANMRWDQNAKPTPLLVLEQTQEGSNVTFRTNRMANKS, encoded by the coding sequence ATGTCGCTTCAGATAGTTTCCCCCCTGCTGGCTCAAACTGCTAAACCCGTGACAACTCAACCTGCATCCAAACCCTCTGCTCAACCTGGAGCGAATATTTGGATGATGACTTCAGGTGGATTACTTTTGCTGCTCATTGTTTTGGGAGTGCTCTCGACACTTCAAGCCAACAAGCTGAAAAAGCAAGTCAAGTTTGAAATGCTGAAGAATCGGGAATATCAGAAAAAACTCAAGTATGCAGTCGAAACGATCGGGAAAATGGAGCGCAACCCCGATTTGATTCACTCGCGTGAGTTTAACTTAGATTATCTGCGGATGCGGATGGCAGAAGAAGTCTTTCACTTTGCGATCGTCAATCAAATCAAAATCAAAGTCAAAGATAAAATCACAATGGCATTGCGCCCGACTCAAGCAAATCAAGGTGAAATCGGGATTGCCAGTACAGGTCGCCAAGTGGACGAAATCTTTGATGTGCTGCACAAGACGGGCGAAGCGGCACAATCCACGAGAGTTCTATTCCGCATTCAAATCAAGATTCTCAAGCTCCCAACTCAGCCAACTTCAGTGACGATTAATCAGATCATTGATTGTTTTGAAACCTTCCTCAGTCCGACGCACGAGAACGATACTTGGCAACCTGCGATTCAAGGCAGAATTGCGAATATGCGATGGGATCAGAATGCGAAACCGACTCCGCTTCTGGTATTGGAACAAACTCAGGAAGGCTCGAATGTGACCTTCAGAACGAATCGAATGGCGAATAAATCTTAG
- a CDS encoding HAD-superfamily hydrolase, subfamily IIB (similar to AA sequence:cyanobase_aa:LBDG_43350), with translation MKPLNCATNLNAIRLIATDMDGTLTIDQKFTPQLLQAFDRLNQAGIAVLIVTGRSAGWVSGLVNYLPIVGAIAENGGLFYQGETQELLVPIADIKLHRQRLAELFLELRSYFPRIQESHDNAFRLTDWTFDVSGLTLEDLKQLDSLCRSSGFGFTYSNVQCHLKLSEQDKAQGLLKVLEKRFSQYKLEQIATVGDSPNDESLFQFPISIGVANIKHYENQLQQLPAYITSQPEGLGFCEFVDAVL, from the coding sequence ATGAAACCGCTGAATTGTGCTACGAATTTGAATGCAATCCGATTGATTGCTACCGATATGGATGGAACTTTGACGATCGATCAAAAATTCACGCCTCAGTTATTGCAAGCCTTTGATCGATTAAATCAAGCTGGAATTGCGGTGCTGATTGTCACTGGAAGATCGGCGGGATGGGTGAGCGGACTGGTGAATTATTTACCGATCGTCGGTGCGATCGCAGAAAATGGCGGTTTGTTCTATCAAGGTGAAACTCAAGAGTTATTAGTTCCGATTGCTGATATTAAATTGCATCGTCAGAGGTTGGCGGAATTGTTTTTGGAACTACGATCGTACTTTCCTCGAATTCAAGAATCACACGATAATGCTTTTCGCTTAACCGATTGGACGTTCGACGTTTCTGGATTGACTCTTGAAGATCTCAAGCAATTAGATTCACTCTGCCGAAGTAGCGGTTTTGGATTCACTTACAGTAACGTTCAATGTCACCTGAAGTTGTCAGAACAAGACAAAGCTCAAGGATTATTAAAAGTTCTAGAAAAGCGCTTTTCTCAATACAAACTAGAACAAATTGCAACCGTTGGCGATAGTCCGAACGATGAGAGTTTATTCCAATTTCCGATATCGATCGGGGTTGCAAATATCAAGCACTATGAAAATCAATTGCAGCAGTTACCCGCTTACATCACGTCTCAACCCGAAGGTCTAGGATTCTGTGAATTCGTAGACGCGGTACTCTAG
- a CDS encoding thioredoxin domain-containing protein (similar to AA sequence:cyanobase_aa:LBDG_43340) — protein sequence METSTPTAARVRNFLIVLAAIALSIAMALGLRTQTTGVSLNEMSAASTPLEVALTNGKPTLMEFYANWCTSCQAMAPELKSLKDSYGDRINFVMLNVDNEKWLPEILHYRVDGIPHFVYMDQKGNAIAQAIGEQPKSIVEENLVALSTGSELPHAQSIGQTSAFSTPVGTKADDPRSHGSQVVNSAT from the coding sequence ATGGAAACTTCAACCCCTACAGCGGCTCGTGTCCGCAACTTTCTAATTGTTCTCGCCGCGATCGCACTCTCGATCGCGATGGCACTCGGACTCCGCACTCAAACCACAGGCGTTTCCCTGAATGAAATGTCTGCCGCTTCCACTCCACTAGAAGTTGCACTGACCAATGGCAAACCCACTTTGATGGAGTTCTACGCGAATTGGTGTACAAGTTGTCAGGCAATGGCTCCAGAATTGAAGTCGCTCAAAGATAGTTACGGCGATCGCATTAATTTCGTCATGCTCAATGTTGATAACGAAAAGTGGTTGCCTGAAATTTTGCACTATCGCGTTGATGGCATTCCTCATTTTGTCTACATGGATCAGAAAGGGAATGCGATCGCACAAGCCATTGGAGAGCAACCGAAGTCGATCGTGGAAGAGAACCTAGTTGCGCTTTCTACAGGTTCAGAACTTCCTCACGCTCAGAGTATCGGACAAACTTCAGCGTTCTCGACTCCAGTAGGGACGAAAGCGGATGATCCGCGTAGTCACGGTAGCCAAGTGGTTAATTCCGCCACTTAA
- a CDS encoding hypothetical protein (conserved hypothetical protein;~similar to AA sequence:cyanobase_aa:LBDG_29980), whose product MDSPLIGQYAPDFELPGADGAIHHLARYLEQHRAIVVVFICNHCPYVKLYLDRLKQLQTELQSQGVAVIGINPNDEKQFPEDSYENMLTFAAEHQLNFLYLRDMNQDVAQSFKAEKTPHAFLLNREGIVQYAGAIDDNEDSTAVKVPYLKNAIAALLNQAAIAPVSTAPVGCSIKWRN is encoded by the coding sequence ATGGACAGTCCCCTTATTGGTCAATATGCACCGGATTTTGAGCTTCCTGGTGCGGATGGAGCGATTCACCACCTGGCGCGGTATTTAGAACAGCATCGTGCGATCGTGGTCGTTTTCATCTGCAATCACTGTCCGTATGTGAAACTGTATCTCGATCGATTGAAACAACTCCAGACTGAATTGCAATCTCAAGGAGTCGCAGTCATCGGTATCAATCCGAATGATGAGAAGCAATTTCCTGAAGATTCTTATGAAAACATGCTGACTTTTGCAGCCGAGCATCAATTAAATTTTTTATATTTGCGCGACATGAATCAAGATGTAGCGCAATCGTTTAAGGCAGAGAAAACACCTCATGCGTTTCTCTTAAATCGAGAAGGAATTGTGCAGTATGCGGGTGCGATTGATGATAACGAAGATTCAACAGCGGTAAAAGTACCGTATTTGAAAAATGCGATCGCGGCTCTGTTGAATCAAGCTGCGATCGCGCCTGTTTCGACTGCTCCGGTGGGCTGTTCGATTAAGTGGCGGAATTAA
- a CDS encoding hypothetical protein (similar to AA sequence:cyanobase_aa:LBDG_38960) has protein sequence MKRSLFWIGLMSIGLMGTAQQVTAQTIVPDQTLNTIVTPNTNRFVITGGTSVGNHLFHSFQEFSIPTGRSAIFDQAGNIQTIFSRVTGGTASNIDGAIAVNGTANLFLINPNGILLGANAQLNIGGSFVGTTANRIRFQDGTEFGAETPTLLTMSAPVGLQFGTTPGAIQVRSRLQVPAGQLIALLGGAIEFDNGQIAAPDGRIELGSLAANSSIDLIGSTVRYAPNAAFQSIRMGNGSSIDVSGNSGGNIQVRGQHLTLTEGSSIVSRTFGAGTGGVIDVKTSDSIAISGAGAGDLADVTKASEFVQNLGTSVPRFSGIYSTVMPGATGRGSNVQVETQQLELNNGIGRFDLSTFLSNSTINSMTLGAGQGGNVTVKADRLYISEQATLYTLSGLWLDKTDTGNAGNLTIDARSVIVRDGGLLTATTEGDGNAGNLTIRATEKIHLEATPQNFTTVIESTSYGKGRAGNLTLETGSLSILNGGRLASSSDTSGDAGNITIESPIILGLEDSNIAANAIEGRGGNISITTQGIIGLQFRDRLTPENDITATSEIGIDGTVQVNTIGVNPNSGLIQLPIDPTDSTQQIAEGCTANQNSRFIITGRGGVPSDPSQGVGRTRTWSDLRSMNKTEPVLVEATTWKRDRTGKVQLIANLEC, from the coding sequence ATGAAGCGATCGCTGTTCTGGATAGGATTGATGAGTATCGGGTTGATGGGAACGGCTCAACAGGTTACGGCTCAAACGATTGTGCCCGATCAGACATTGAATACGATCGTAACCCCGAACACTAATCGTTTCGTGATCACAGGTGGAACATCCGTAGGCAATCATCTTTTTCACAGTTTCCAAGAATTTTCGATTCCGACAGGTCGTTCCGCCATCTTTGATCAAGCTGGCAACATTCAAACCATTTTCAGTCGCGTGACTGGAGGCACAGCTTCTAATATTGATGGCGCGATCGCGGTGAATGGAACGGCGAATCTCTTCTTGATCAATCCGAATGGAATCCTACTCGGTGCGAATGCTCAATTGAATATCGGCGGCTCATTTGTGGGAACAACAGCAAATCGGATTCGCTTTCAGGATGGGACAGAGTTTGGAGCCGAAACGCCGACCTTACTGACAATGAGCGCTCCAGTGGGCTTACAGTTTGGCACAACTCCAGGAGCCATCCAAGTTCGATCGCGGTTACAAGTTCCAGCCGGACAATTGATCGCGCTACTCGGTGGAGCAATCGAGTTTGACAATGGACAAATTGCAGCACCAGATGGACGAATTGAACTTGGCAGTTTAGCAGCAAATAGCTCGATCGATCTCATTGGCTCCACTGTTCGATATGCTCCGAATGCTGCGTTTCAATCGATTCGGATGGGAAATGGTTCCTCGATCGATGTCAGCGGCAACAGTGGCGGAAATATTCAAGTTCGGGGACAACATCTGACTTTAACCGAAGGTTCTAGCATCGTCAGTCGCACCTTTGGAGCGGGAACGGGTGGCGTGATTGATGTGAAAACTTCGGACTCGATCGCAATTTCAGGCGCAGGAGCGGGGGATCTGGCAGATGTCACCAAAGCCTCTGAGTTTGTGCAGAATTTAGGCACATCGGTTCCTCGATTCAGCGGCATTTATTCGACAGTGATGCCTGGAGCCACCGGACGCGGAAGCAATGTGCAAGTTGAAACCCAGCAATTAGAGCTAAACAACGGAATTGGACGCTTTGACCTCAGCACATTCCTGAGCAATTCAACAATCAATTCCATGACACTAGGAGCAGGACAAGGCGGAAATGTGACCGTGAAAGCCGATCGCCTTTACATTTCCGAGCAAGCCACGCTCTACACATTGAGCGGATTATGGCTTGACAAAACGGATACTGGCAATGCGGGGAATTTAACGATCGATGCCCGATCTGTGATTGTGCGAGATGGGGGACTGCTTACGGCAACCACTGAAGGAGACGGTAATGCAGGAAATCTCACGATTCGTGCTACTGAAAAGATTCACCTCGAAGCGACTCCTCAGAATTTCACAACCGTGATTGAAAGTACGTCTTACGGCAAAGGTCGGGCAGGAAATCTCACCCTAGAAACCGGATCACTTAGCATTCTGAATGGTGGACGGTTAGCGAGTAGCTCAGATACTTCTGGAGATGCAGGAAATATTACGATCGAGTCTCCGATTATTCTAGGACTCGAAGATAGCAACATCGCCGCAAATGCGATCGAGGGTCGAGGTGGAAATATTTCGATTACGACGCAGGGAATTATCGGCTTACAATTTCGCGATCGTCTAACTCCAGAAAATGACATTACTGCCACTTCGGAAATTGGCATTGATGGAACTGTTCAAGTCAATACGATCGGGGTTAATCCGAATTCTGGCTTGATCCAACTCCCGATCGACCCGACTGATTCGACCCAACAGATTGCCGAGGGTTGCACGGCAAATCAGAATAGCCGATTTATCATCACCGGACGGGGCGGAGTTCCGAGCGATCCGAGTCAAGGGGTAGGCAGAACTCGGACTTGGAGCGATTTACGATCGATGAACAAGACTGAACCTGTTTTAGTTGAGGCGACGACTTGGAAGCGCGATCGCACCGGAAAAGTTCAACTCATTGCAAACCTTGAGTGTTGA
- a CDS encoding RNA polymerase sigma factor (similar to AA sequence:cyanobase_aa:LBDG_36660), which translates to MPPDLPDNRTDAELYSAMKAGQSSALGILYDRYSAFVYGIALKTLGSPQEAEDLLQDVFLSLTRTNSFDPKRGSLKTFLAVLTRSRSIDRIRSRNSSVSFLARLKPNTPEATPNTPFEQIFRNEQSEEVQSALAQLSESEQQLLQLAYYEGFSQSEIAARLNLPLGTVKTRTRRSLLKLRQLLVEFL; encoded by the coding sequence ATGCCCCCTGATCTTCCTGACAATCGAACCGATGCAGAACTCTATTCTGCGATGAAGGCGGGGCAGTCATCTGCACTGGGAATTTTGTACGATCGATATAGTGCGTTCGTGTATGGAATTGCTTTGAAAACATTAGGCAGCCCTCAAGAAGCTGAAGATCTGTTGCAAGACGTATTTTTGAGTCTGACTCGAACAAATTCTTTTGACCCGAAACGCGGTTCCCTCAAGACTTTTCTCGCAGTTTTGACAAGATCGCGCTCTATCGATCGAATACGATCGCGCAACTCATCCGTATCATTCTTAGCGCGTCTAAAACCCAATACTCCCGAAGCCACCCCAAACACCCCATTCGAGCAAATTTTCCGCAATGAACAATCCGAAGAAGTCCAATCCGCCCTTGCCCAATTGTCCGAATCCGAACAGCAACTCTTACAACTCGCCTACTACGAAGGCTTTAGTCAATCCGAAATCGCCGCTCGTCTGAATCTTCCCCTTGGAACCGTCAAAACCCGTACCCGCCGTAGCCTGCTTAAACTTCGCCAACTCCTTGTTGAGTTTCTTTAA
- a CDS encoding hypothetical protein (hypothetical protein CYB_1179;~similar to AA sequence:cyanobase_aa:LBDG_36670): protein MSSEHLELLIAGYVLGDLDPAEAAEFERLLEQNPAIAQEVEDMQQALEVTYDPPEVTPPTHLRSAILNASVTPRRVRTRRSIPWNGILNVIAAGMILTLGMNNYSLHRSLLQYQAENRELKEIVFALRGTERAKTASAKFEVDPNRLEATLTVQNLPPLPPGKVYALWTVLKPEAPFTVDNLNSILTVAFTVDAQGNATQSIPVPKVYRNGELVTRVAVTAEDAVAPQRHQGKAVLTSQL, encoded by the coding sequence ATGTCTTCAGAACACTTAGAACTCTTGATCGCTGGCTATGTCCTGGGCGATCTTGATCCGGCTGAAGCGGCGGAATTCGAGCGGTTGCTAGAACAAAATCCAGCGATCGCTCAAGAAGTCGAAGACATGCAGCAAGCGCTCGAAGTCACGTATGATCCGCCTGAAGTGACTCCGCCTACCCACTTACGCTCTGCGATTCTCAATGCGTCGGTTACCCCTCGGCGGGTTCGGACTCGTCGATCGATTCCCTGGAACGGAATTCTAAATGTCATTGCTGCTGGCATGATTCTTACTTTGGGCATGAACAACTATTCCTTACATCGATCGCTGCTTCAATACCAAGCTGAGAATCGAGAACTTAAGGAAATCGTCTTTGCCCTTCGAGGCACAGAACGCGCAAAAACCGCCTCCGCAAAATTCGAGGTTGACCCGAATCGATTGGAAGCGACGTTAACGGTTCAGAATCTGCCTCCGTTGCCTCCTGGAAAGGTGTATGCGCTCTGGACGGTTCTCAAACCAGAAGCGCCCTTTACAGTGGATAATCTAAATTCAATTTTGACAGTAGCGTTCACAGTGGACGCTCAAGGAAATGCGACCCAATCGATTCCAGTGCCGAAAGTGTATCGGAATGGGGAATTGGTGACGCGAGTGGCGGTTACGGCTGAAGATGCAGTCGCCCCTCAGCGTCATCAAGGAAAAGCGGTGTTGACCTCGCAGCTTTAG